One part of the Cyclobacteriaceae bacterium genome encodes these proteins:
- a CDS encoding hotdog fold thioesterase, which translates to MPLFNPDVTLEALNTMSVNTMVEHLGIVFTEIGDGYISATMPVDHRTHQPYGLLHGGASVALAETLGSVAAHCCIDTAIQYCVGLDINANHLKAIKAGVVTGTTRPIHIGKRAHVWEIRITNEKEELICISRITMAVIDKR; encoded by the coding sequence ATGCCCTTATTTAACCCTGACGTAACACTTGAAGCCCTGAATACGATGTCGGTTAATACCATGGTTGAACATCTCGGTATCGTGTTTACGGAAATCGGTGATGGATACATATCAGCCACCATGCCGGTTGATCACCGCACCCATCAACCTTACGGTTTACTTCATGGCGGTGCTTCCGTGGCATTAGCTGAAACGTTGGGCAGTGTTGCCGCACATTGTTGTATCGATACTGCAATTCAATACTGTGTAGGCTTGGATATAAATGCCAACCACCTTAAAGCAATTAAGGCTGGAGTAGTTACCGGGACCACAAGGCCAATACACATTGGTAAACGGGCCCACGTTTGGGAAATCCGGATCACCAATGAAAAAGAAGAATTGATTTGCATAAGCCGCATCACGATGGCGGTTATTGATAAGCGTTAA
- a CDS encoding histidine phosphatase family protein — MNTKKIYIVRHGQTDFNLRGIVQGSGVDSSLNDFGRAQAKAFYDSYKHILFDKVYTSVLKRTIESVDYFIQSGIPHERLAGLNEISWGKKEGQPITPEEDAYYHYMLSQWQKGETHLRIEGGESPDDVVKRMKPAVDHIMQQKDEQTILICMHGRAIRILLCHLLRYPLRSMDMFEHENTCLYVLNYTGSMFSVERYNDTAHLAQLKKALSVV; from the coding sequence TTGAACACGAAAAAAATATACATTGTTCGCCACGGACAGACCGATTTTAACCTGCGGGGCATTGTGCAAGGCAGTGGGGTTGATAGCAGTTTGAACGACTTTGGCAGGGCACAGGCAAAGGCGTTTTACGATTCGTATAAGCATATCCTATTCGATAAAGTATATACCTCCGTCCTGAAGCGCACCATTGAATCAGTCGACTATTTCATACAATCGGGCATCCCGCATGAACGCCTTGCCGGGTTGAACGAAATATCGTGGGGGAAGAAAGAAGGGCAGCCTATTACACCGGAAGAAGATGCCTACTACCATTACATGCTTAGTCAATGGCAGAAGGGTGAAACACACCTTCGCATTGAGGGTGGTGAGAGCCCTGATGATGTAGTGAAGCGAATGAAGCCTGCTGTTGATCATATCATGCAACAGAAAGATGAACAGACTATTCTTATTTGCATGCATGGCCGCGCCATTCGGATATTGCTTTGCCACCTGTTGCGTTATCCATTAAGGAGCATGGATATGTTTGAGCATGAAAATACGTGCTTGTATGTATTGAACTATACCGGATCGATGTTTTCGGTTGAACGGTACAACGACACCGCCCATTTAGCCCAGTTGAAGAAAGCGCTTTCGGTAGTATAG